One Psychrobacillus glaciei genomic region harbors:
- a CDS encoding transcriptional regulator, giving the protein MRGKLLKTMRYGQLIDIIYLSKSGEVTKRRIKVLKLQGESFQAYCLTRHAKRTFRIENILGCIPVMNRKKDII; this is encoded by the coding sequence GTGAGAGGGAAGCTTTTGAAAACCATGCGTTATGGACAATTAATAGACATTATTTATTTATCCAAAAGCGGTGAAGTGACAAAACGCCGGATAAAAGTTTTGAAGTTGCAAGGAGAATCATTCCAAGCGTATTGTTTGACGAGACATGCAAAACGTACTTTCCGTATTGAAAATATTCTCGGTTGCATTCCTGTCATGAACAGAAAGAAGGATATAATCTAA
- the tig gene encoding trigger factor, giving the protein MSVKWEKQEGNNGLLTVEVSTDVVTKGIDQAFKKVVKQINVPGFRKGKMPRPMFEKMYGVESLYQDALDFILPEAYGNAVDEVGIDPIDRPEIDIVTMEKGQPLVFTAKVVVKPEVTLGDYKGLEVTKLETEVTDAEIEEQLQSQQVRLAELAIKEDAIVEGDTAVIDFEGFVGDEAFEGGTGTDYSLEIGSNTFIPGFEEQLIGSKNGEEKDVTVTFPEEYHAAELAGKEAVFKVTVKEVKGKELPELNDDFAKEVDAEVEGIDGLRAKLKEVTAEEKKQLAEQTLRDDLVEAAAENVTVDIPEVMIETETDRILKEFGQRLEQQGMNLDLYYQFSGQSEDALREQMAEDAKKRVKVSLTLEAIGEKEKIQATEEDINAELEKMSAQFNMPAEDIKKALGGTAVLENDLRFQKTVDFLVENAKIS; this is encoded by the coding sequence ATGTCAGTAAAATGGGAAAAACAAGAAGGAAATAATGGTCTATTAACAGTAGAAGTTTCTACAGATGTAGTAACGAAAGGTATAGATCAAGCATTTAAAAAAGTAGTAAAACAAATCAATGTACCAGGATTCCGTAAAGGGAAAATGCCACGTCCAATGTTTGAAAAAATGTATGGTGTAGAATCATTATACCAAGATGCTTTAGACTTCATTCTTCCAGAAGCTTATGGAAATGCTGTTGACGAAGTTGGAATTGATCCAATCGATCGTCCTGAAATCGATATCGTAACAATGGAAAAAGGACAACCGCTAGTATTTACTGCGAAAGTTGTTGTAAAACCAGAAGTTACTCTTGGAGATTACAAGGGTTTAGAAGTAACTAAATTAGAAACAGAAGTAACAGATGCAGAAATTGAAGAGCAACTTCAAAGCCAACAAGTTCGTTTAGCAGAACTAGCAATAAAAGAAGATGCAATCGTTGAAGGAGATACTGCTGTAATCGACTTTGAAGGATTTGTTGGAGATGAAGCATTTGAAGGTGGGACTGGAACAGACTACTCTTTAGAGATCGGTTCTAACACTTTCATCCCAGGTTTTGAAGAACAGTTAATCGGTTCAAAAAATGGCGAAGAAAAAGACGTAACTGTAACATTCCCAGAAGAATATCACGCTGCTGAATTAGCTGGTAAAGAAGCTGTATTCAAAGTTACAGTGAAAGAAGTAAAAGGAAAAGAACTTCCTGAGTTAAATGATGACTTTGCAAAAGAAGTAGATGCCGAAGTTGAGGGCATCGACGGATTACGTGCTAAACTTAAAGAAGTAACTGCTGAAGAGAAAAAACAATTGGCTGAACAAACGCTTCGTGATGATCTAGTAGAAGCTGCTGCTGAAAATGTAACAGTTGATATTCCAGAAGTAATGATCGAAACAGAAACGGATCGTATTCTAAAAGAGTTTGGTCAACGTTTGGAACAACAAGGTATGAACTTAGATCTTTACTATCAATTCTCTGGTCAAAGTGAAGATGCACTGCGTGAACAAATGGCAGAAGATGCAAAAAAACGCGTGAAAGTTTCATTAACACTTGAAGCAATTGGTGAGAAAGAAAAAATTCAAGCAACTGAAGAAGATATAAATGCAGAACTTGAAAAAATGAGTGCACAATTTAATATGCCTGCTGAAGACATAAAAAAAGCACTTGGTGGTACTGCGGTACTTGAAAACGATCTACGTTTCCAAAAAACAGTTGATTTCTTAGTAGAAAACGCAAAAATTTCATAA
- the ligD gene encoding non-homologous end-joining DNA ligase LigD, with protein MGNQLALELHIPFQTIQTGKPTETVFDLDPPSFPEFSLAIKAALQVKAKFDHFELTSLVKTSGGKGIQIYIPLSFNTYSDDDTRVFTKFFCDFLCEQEPQCFTTERLKKNRHNRLYLDYVQHQEGKTIIASYSPRGNEMGLIATPLKWDKVCDTIKPNLFTVPSVLDRLYKQANPFRDFRLEIEDQKFANVLNQLRNE; from the coding sequence ATTGGAAACCAACTTGCGTTAGAACTTCACATTCCATTTCAAACTATCCAAACAGGTAAACCGACCGAAACTGTTTTTGATTTGGATCCTCCTTCCTTTCCAGAGTTTTCTTTAGCGATCAAAGCAGCATTACAGGTGAAGGCAAAATTTGACCATTTTGAGCTAACGTCCCTTGTGAAAACTTCTGGTGGTAAAGGAATTCAAATTTATATCCCATTGTCTTTCAATACTTATTCTGATGATGACACTCGTGTTTTTACAAAGTTTTTTTGTGATTTCCTATGTGAACAAGAACCGCAATGTTTCACGACAGAAAGATTAAAAAAGAACCGCCACAATAGACTGTACTTGGACTATGTTCAGCATCAGGAAGGGAAAACCATAATAGCGTCCTATTCCCCAAGGGGTAACGAGATGGGGTTAATTGCGACTCCGTTAAAATGGGATAAAGTGTGTGATACCATAAAGCCTAACTTGTTTACCGTTCCATCCGTCCTAGATCGTTTATATAAGCAAGCTAATCCATTTCGCGACTTTCGCCTAGAAATAGAGGACCAAAAGTTTGCAAATGTCCTTAACCAACTAAGGAATGAATAA
- a CDS encoding YolD-like family protein gives MTYLNDHFDEKLDLSKIRDRGSKKWVAMMLPEHVRLIREYNDASKKEPRPQLDEWDLEEIQQLIEIAMKRNVEVEMKIWKNGEFIYQVGRITWVDLNKRVIEMEDIFQSFTLTFGEIVNVTIFE, from the coding sequence ATGACTTATTTAAATGATCATTTCGATGAAAAACTAGACTTATCTAAAATCCGAGACAGAGGTTCAAAAAAGTGGGTAGCCATGATGTTGCCAGAACATGTGAGGCTCATTCGAGAATATAACGACGCATCTAAGAAAGAACCGCGCCCACAATTGGATGAATGGGATTTAGAGGAAATCCAACAATTAATTGAAATCGCGATGAAAAGAAATGTAGAAGTGGAAATGAAAATATGGAAAAATGGTGAATTTATTTATCAAGTTGGTAGAATAACTTGGGTAGATTTAAATAAAAGAGTAATTGAAATGGAAGATATATTTCAATCATTTACATTAACTTTTGGTGAAATAGTAAACGTTACCATTTTTGAGTAG